One genomic segment of Panicum virgatum strain AP13 chromosome 2N, P.virgatum_v5, whole genome shotgun sequence includes these proteins:
- the LOC120658702 gene encoding uncharacterized protein LOC120658702, whose amino-acid sequence MASQIESHRSGAEVVTGDAICRKKSIKLLEELGLPKGLLPMEDILEFGYNRATGFMWLVQGKKKVEHTFKKIKQTVSYAAEVTAFAEKGKLRKITGVKTKELMLWLSVVEVYVAEASPEKVTFKTGTGLSDSFDATAFALGE is encoded by the coding sequence ATGGCGTCCCAAATCGAGAGCCACCGCTCCGGCGCAGAGGTTGTCACCGGAGACGCCATCTGCAGGAAGAAGTCCATCAAGCTGCTGGAAGAGCTCGGCCTCCCCAAGGGCCTCCTGCCGATGGAGGACATCCTGGAGTTTGGGTACAACCGTGCCACGGGGTTCATGTGGCTGGtgcaggggaagaagaaggtggaGCACACCTTCAAGAAGATCAAGCAGACTGTGTCCTACGCAGCTGAGGTGACAGCATTCGCTGAGAAGGGGAAGCTGCGGAAGATCACCGGCGTCAAAACCAAGGAGCTGATGCTGTGGCTCAGCGTTGTTGAGGTCTATGTTGCCGAGGCCTCGCCGGAGAAGGTCACCTTCAAGACGGGCACTGGCCTCTCCGATAGCTTTGACGCCACTGCCTTTGCGCTTGGGGAGTAA